Proteins from a genomic interval of Pecten maximus chromosome 13, xPecMax1.1, whole genome shotgun sequence:
- the LOC117340759 gene encoding zinc finger MYM-type protein 1-like: MEYGVRRQFNVDWLKNYNWLRYSVSEDSVYCAPCFLFGSRNVDAREKTLVSTAVTKWSNLGKYIKRHIISKCHDGACNSADQFMRIHNGKEPSVLSQLDSGHAALVKRNRHSLQAIIEVIMLCGRQNISLRSHDDENSNFMVLLKDRAVRDPILKAHLESISSPKYTSPAIQNEIIGLCEQAIREHIVEKCNNAVCYSFLADEATDASTMEQIAMVVRFYSESDKMVREDFIGFVTAESTTGEALATKFIDGQRNAGLNIHKMRGQGYDGASNMSGRHRGVQARIKEVVPEAIYIHCKAHSLNLAIVHACREVLVRNMFDTVQQIGFSFNYSAKRLLAFQETLQNDAVAKEEMAKRTKLQNLCETRWASRADALYTFKSAFSTIVDSLEVLEHEGDSKARSYRCSILKFDFIISLVAVEFVIQSILPLNKLLQGKECDLVEASKEASVLIAQLRAERMDDDVWDALYQKAIDLASPHDVRPSRPRIGGRQEHRPNQPAETVSEYWKRALYIPFMDHLTMELQDRLLSANYRFLAQYLIPSLLGQLTAGHVDEIYEGYKTDLSGDRELFRREISRWRTKWSVADDPKPVDLLTTILATNRELYPDIFTCLVILLTMPVSTASAERSFSVMRRVKTYLRSTMSTTRLSGLAMLHSYRHMQLDIEDILDKFAGKKGRTMDFF, from the coding sequence ATGGAGTACGGTGTTCGTAGACAGTTCAACGTGGATTGGTTGAAAAATTATAATTGGCTTCGGTATTCAGTGTCCGAAGACTCAGTATACTGTGCACCATGCTTCCTGTTTGGCTCTCGCAATGTCGACGCAAGAGAGAAAACGTTAGTATCAACTGCCGTGACGAAATGGTCAAATTTGGGGAAATACATCAAAAGGCATATCATAAGTAAATGTCATGACGGAGCCTGTAACAGTGCAGATCAGTTCATGAGAATCCATAATGGTAAAGAACCTAGTGTTCTCAGTCAGCTGGATAGCGGTCATGCTGCTCTTGTCAAGAGGAATCGACATTCCCTTCAAGCCATTATTGAAGTCATCATGCTTTGCGGCAGACAGAATATATCCCTCAGGAGCCACGATGACGAAAACAGTAATTTTATGGTGCTCTTGAAAGATCGTGCAGTAAGGGATCCTATTTTGAAGGCACATTTAGAGAGCATATCTTCACCCAAATACACATCCCCGgcaatacaaaatgaaataataggACTGTGTGAACAGGCTATTCGCGAACACATAGTTGAAAAGTGCAACAACGCTGTGTGCTATTCTTTTCTAGCCGACGAAGCAACAGATGCTTCTACAATGGAACAGATCGCCATGGTGGTGCGCTTTTATTCCGAGTCTGATAAGATGGTACGAGAGGATTTCATCGGTTTTGTCACAGCAGAATCAACAACTGGCGAGGCACTTGCGACGAAATTCATTGACGGACAAAGGAATGCTGGATTGAACATTCATAAAATGAGGGGACAGGGATACGATGGGGCTAGTAATATGTCAGGGCGTCACAGGGGTGTCCAGGCTAGGATTAAGGAGGTAGTTCCCGAAGCCATATACATCCACTGTAAAGCACACTCGTTGAATCTGGCAATTGTACATGCATGTAGGGAAGTTCTCGTGCGGAATATGTTTGATACTGTCCAGCAAATTGGCTTTTCTTTCAATTATTCAGCGAAGAGGCTTTTGGCATTCCAAGAAACTCTGCAAAACGATGCCGTAGCTAAAGAGGAGATGGCAAAGCGCACCAAACTCCAAAACTTGTGCGAAACCAGATGGGCCAGTAGAGCGGACGCGCTATACACCTTCAAGTCAGCCTTCTCGACAATCGTTGATTCGTTGGAAGTACTTGAGCACGAGGGCGACTCAAAAGCCAGAAGCTACCGCTGTAGTATCCTAAAATTCGACTTCATCATCTCGCTAGTAGCCGTCGAGTTTGTTATCCAAAGCATTCTACCACTCAACAAATTGTTGCAAGGCAAAGAGTGCGATCTGGTGGAAGCCTCGAAGGAAGCCAGCGTGTTGATTGCACAGCTTAGGGCAGAGCGCATGGATGATGATGTTTGGGACGCCCTATACCAAAAGGCAATTGACCTCGCCAGTCCACATGACGTTCGTCCGTCACGACCGCGAATCGGCGGCAGACAAGAACACAGACCTAACCAACCTGCGGAGACAGTCTCTGAGTATTGGAAACGGGCGTTATACATACCATTTATGGATCATCTGACCATGGAATTGCAAGATCGCCTGCTGTCAGCAAATTATCGGTTCCTCGCACAATATCTCATACCGAGCTTACTGGGACAGTTGACAGCAGGACACGTAGATGAGATCTACGAGGGGTATAAGACTGACCTAAGCGGTGACAGGGAATTGTTTCGTAGAGAGATCTCACGATGGAGAACAAAGTGGTCCGTAGCAGATGATCCCAAACCCGTCGACCTTCTCACCACAATCTTGGCAACAAACCGCGAGTTATACCCAGACATTTTCACATGCTTGGTCATTCTGCTGACGATGCCCGTATCAACTGCTTCGGCAGAAAGATCCTTTAGTGTGATGCGGCGCGTGAAAACGTACCTCAGGTCGACAATGTCGACTACCCGCCTCTCTGGACTAGCCATGTTGCATTCGTACAGACATATGCAATTGGATATCGAAGATATTCTCGATAAGTTTGCTGGGAAAAAAGGCCGGacaatggattttttttaa